Proteins co-encoded in one Octopus bimaculoides isolate UCB-OBI-ISO-001 chromosome 7, ASM119413v2, whole genome shotgun sequence genomic window:
- the LOC106882482 gene encoding protein lin-7 homolog C isoform X2, which yields MKGEIATPNMSALQKVLQSDFLQTVREVYEHVYETVDISGTREARANATAKATVAAFAASEGHAHPRVVELPKTEDGLGFNVMGGKEQNSPIYISRIIPDGVAAREGGLKRGDQLISVNGESVEGEHHEKAVELLKNAVGTVRLVVRYTPKILEEMEARFDKTRSARRRASP from the exons ATGA AGGGTGAAATTGCTACACCTAATATGTCTGCCCTACAGAAGGTATTACAGAGTGACTTCCTACAGACTGTGCGAGAAGTGTACGAACATGTGTATGAAACAGTCGATATCTCTGGCACTCGTGAAGCCCGTGCCAATGCTACAGCAAAG GCAACTGTAGCTGCATTTGCTGCCAGTGAGGGACATGCCCACCCTCGTGTTGTAGAACTGCCTAAAACTGAAGATGGTCTTGGTTTCAATGTGATGGGAGGAAAGGAGCAGAACTCTCCTATATACATATCCCGAATTATTCCTGATGGTGTGGCAGCAAGAGAAGGTGGCCTTAAACGTGGTGACCAACTGATATCAGTCAATGGAGAG AGTGTGGAAGGAGAACACCATGAGAAAGCTGTGGAACTGCTCAAGAATGCTGTGG GTACAGTTCGATTGGTTGTGCGGTATACACCTAAAATTCTTGAAGAAATGGAAGCCAGATTTGATAAAACCCGTTCTGCTAGACGAAGAGCTTCACCTTAG
- the LOC106882482 gene encoding protein lin-7 homolog C isoform X1, with protein sequence MSTMSEPLTLEKDVNRAIELLEILQMKGEIATPNMSALQKVLQSDFLQTVREVYEHVYETVDISGTREARANATAKATVAAFAASEGHAHPRVVELPKTEDGLGFNVMGGKEQNSPIYISRIIPDGVAAREGGLKRGDQLISVNGESVEGEHHEKAVELLKNAVGTVRLVVRYTPKILEEMEARFDKTRSARRRASP encoded by the exons atGTTAACCGGGCAATTGAATTATTGGAAATTCTTCAAATGA AGGGTGAAATTGCTACACCTAATATGTCTGCCCTACAGAAGGTATTACAGAGTGACTTCCTACAGACTGTGCGAGAAGTGTACGAACATGTGTATGAAACAGTCGATATCTCTGGCACTCGTGAAGCCCGTGCCAATGCTACAGCAAAG GCAACTGTAGCTGCATTTGCTGCCAGTGAGGGACATGCCCACCCTCGTGTTGTAGAACTGCCTAAAACTGAAGATGGTCTTGGTTTCAATGTGATGGGAGGAAAGGAGCAGAACTCTCCTATATACATATCCCGAATTATTCCTGATGGTGTGGCAGCAAGAGAAGGTGGCCTTAAACGTGGTGACCAACTGATATCAGTCAATGGAGAG AGTGTGGAAGGAGAACACCATGAGAAAGCTGTGGAACTGCTCAAGAATGCTGTGG GTACAGTTCGATTGGTTGTGCGGTATACACCTAAAATTCTTGAAGAAATGGAAGCCAGATTTGATAAAACCCGTTCTGCTAGACGAAGAGCTTCACCTTAG